One Falco naumanni isolate bFalNau1 chromosome 13, bFalNau1.pat, whole genome shotgun sequence DNA segment encodes these proteins:
- the LOC121096502 gene encoding cytochrome P450 2J6-like has translation MLTVSVVLVSFVVSLLFMQFLKLQWMRRRFPPGPTPYPFFGNLLQMNFQIHHEILKKMAEIHGNVFTLWLSNVPVVVLQGFQAVKEGLTVHAEHVAGRPTSRVFHMLNHGNGVMFSNGDLWKQQRHFGLATMRKMGVGKKDQEYQIQKEACHLVEYFQKMNGKPLDPTMPVVHTVSNVICSVIFGHRFSKDDENFHQLIESIDTIAGFMNSISFFVCEIFPWLPSCFLAPMKQAKASINFVNTLLAKELENHKKKRGTDENQDFIDYYLDEIDRTKGDADATYDEENLIQSIFDLFLAGVETTATTLRWALLYMVIYPDIQEKVQKEMDDVLGCSHLICYEDRKKLPYTNAVIHEIQRYSNIVLIALPRQSMKDTELLGFPVPKNTIILSNIDSVLSDPGKWETPDEFNPGHFLDKDGNFVNRDAFLPFSIGHRVCMGQLLARMELFIVFSTLLQAFTFTLPEGVKEVNTKLVFGATMKPPPYQLCAIPR, from the exons ATGTTAACAGTAAGTGTGGTGTTGGTATCTTTTGTGGTGTCTCTGCTGTTTATGCAGTTTCTGAAATTGCAATGGATGCGAAGACGATTTCCTCCTGGACCAACTCCGTACCCCTTCTTTGGAAATCTGCTGCAGATGAACTTCCAAATTCATCATGAGATCCttaaaaaa ATGGCCGAAATTCATGGTAACGTCTTCACCTTATGGCTTTCAAATGTTCCTGTCGTTGTCCTGCAAGGGTTTCAGGCAGTGAAGGAAGGTCTGACTGTTCATGCTGAACATGTTGCTGGAAGGCCAACAAGCAGAGTCTTTCACATGCTGAATCATGGAAAtg GTGTTATGTTTTCTAATGGTGATCTCTGGAAGCAACAGAGGCATTTTGGACTCGCGACAATGAGGAAAAtgggagtggggaaaaaagaccaGGAGTATCAGATACAAAAGGAGGCCTGTCACCTGGTGGAATACTTCCAGAAAATGAATG GAAAACCTCTGGACCCCACTATGCCTGTTGTTCATACTGTCTCAAATGTGAtctgttctgtgatttttggACATCGCTTCTCTAAAGATGATGAAAATTTTCACCAGTTGATTGAATCCATTGATACTATAGCAGGATTTATGAACAGCATCTCTTTCTTT GTATGTGAAATCTTTCCCTGGCTTCCAAGTTGTTTCCTAGCACCAATGAAACAAGCTAAGGCCAGCATAAATTTTGTGAACACTCTATTAGCAAAGGAActtgaaaaccacaaaaaaaaaagaggaacagaTGAAAATCAAGATTTTATTGATTACTATTTGGATGAGATAGATAGA ACTAAAGGAGATGCTGATGCTACTTATGATGAAGAAAACTTGATCCAGTCTATTTTTGACCTCTTTCTGGCAGGTGTAGAAACAACAGCCACCACTTTACGTTGGGCATTGCTCTATATGGTGATTTATCCTGATATTCAAG AGAAAGTCCAAAAGGAGATGGATGATGTTCTCGGTTGTTCCCATTTAATTTGCTACGAGGACAGAAAGAAGTTGCCTTATACAAATGCTGTAATTCACGAGATCCAGCGATACAGTAACATAGTCTTAATTGCACTTCCAAGACAGAGCATGAaggacacagagctgctgggattTCCTGTTCCAAAG aacacCATAATTTTATCAAATATTGACTCTGTTCTGTCTGACCCTGGAAAATGGGAGACACCTGATGAGTTCAACCCAGGCCACTTTCTGGATAAAGACGGAAACTTTGTAAACAGGGATGCATTCTTACCATTTTCAATAG GGCACCGAGTATGcatggggcagctgctggcaaggATGGAGCTCTTTATTGTCTTTTCCACCCTGTTACAGGCATTCACATTCACCCTGCCAGAAGGAGTGAAAGAAGTCAATACAAAGCTGGTTTTTGGAGCCACAATGAAGCCACCTCCCTACCAGCTCTGTGCCATTCCTCGGTAG
- the LOC121096506 gene encoding LOW QUALITY PROTEIN: cytochrome P450 2K1-like (The sequence of the model RefSeq protein was modified relative to this genomic sequence to represent the inferred CDS: inserted 2 bases in 1 codon), translating into IDAXLFDPEYWETPHQFNPGHFLDKDGNFVTREAFIAFSVGNRSCLGEVLAKMELFIIFCSLLQTFKFTLPEGVKEVNTDIIFGSTMKPHPYELCEVLR; encoded by the exons ATAGACGC GCTCTTTGACCCCGAGTACTGGGAGACACCTCACCAGTTCAACCCTGGTCATTTCCTGGACAAGGATGGAAATTTTGTGACCCGAGAGGCCTTCATAGCTTTCTCAGTGG GCAACCGTAGCTGTCTGGGAGAGGTGCTGGCGAAGATGGAGCTTTTCATCAtcttctgcagcctgctgcagacATTCAAGTTCACCCTACCAGAAGGAGTTAAGGAAGTCAATACAGACATTATCTTTGGGAGTACAATGAAGCCCCATCCGTATGAGCTCTGTGAAGTTCTTCGCTAG